The Eurosta solidaginis isolate ZX-2024a chromosome 4, ASM4086904v1, whole genome shotgun sequence genome includes a window with the following:
- the LOC137249170 gene encoding zinc finger protein 354C-like isoform X4, producing MDTGKLYIDYLCRTCMAKLEAFTSEGSTKPQHQSIFENIEECDELRIADLLSSTIPEIVEVQLSDELPKKICCKCLHQLISVYRFQKLCVQSDHKMREMLSKKWDDLNMSMMEAAIEDEVLPNDTDSYQLSSCPPKCTAQSSLLPETETALEGRQQAIESESAQWTTAEHLLKNEQLLDFCEKPQGEFIKNDPIDDDEENTEYSDTIQAQGEVSEFIKNEPIEDDEENTEYSDTIHSTTFVSKEEFTTEEQKVNVPCKENLEDGKQVKHQGNELECDICGKYFRQKCYLRHHKRLHSGEKPYKCDICEMCFAHPSHVSVHMRTHTGEKPYKCKYCESVFAQTNVLHRHLRIHLGVNIYRCKFCPLAFPLASELRLHLTSHKNEDPETRERNMTALKEEEAKLKQQQLEGKPGGFEYLLKSRNCFDTRFRCTTPKPTGKI from the exons ATGGATACGGGTAAACTATATATCGATTACCTCTGTCGGACCTGTATGGCTAAACTGGAAGCTTTCACGTCTGAAGGCAGCACTAAACCACAACACCAATCTATCTTTGAAAATATTGAGGAATGTGACGAATTACGAATAGCTGACTTGTTATCCAGCACAATACCCGAAATAGTGGAAGTGCAGCTAAGTGACGagctaccaaaaaaaatttgttgtaaatGCTTGCACCAATTGATAAGTGTGTATCGGTTTCAAAAATTGTGCGTGCAATCCGACCACAAGATGCGAGAAATGCTTTCTAAAAAATGGGATGATTTAAACATGTCGATGATGGAGGCAGCAATTGAAGATGAAGTATTACCAAACGACACAGATTCATACCAGTTGAGCAGTTGTCCGCCCAAATGCACTGCTCAAAGCTCACTTCTTCCAGAAACAGAAACGGCTCTTGAAGGCAGACAGCAAGCAATTGAGTCGGAATCAGCACAATGGACTACTGCTGAGCATTTACTAAAAAACGAACAATTACTAGATTTTTGTGAAAAACCGCAAGgcgaatttatcaaaaacgaCCCCATTGACGATGATGAAGAAAATACTGAATATAGCGACACAATCCAAGCGCAGGGCGAGGTAAgcgaatttatcaaaaacgaGCCCATTGAAGATGATGAAGAAAATACTGAATATAGCGACACAATTCATTCAACAACCTTTGTGAGCAAGGAAGAATTTACAACGGAAGAGCAAAAAGTAAATGTGCC ATGTAAAGAAAATCTTGAAGATGGCAAACAAGTTAAACATCAAGGCAACGAACTCGAGTGTGATATTTGTGGTAAATATTTTAGGCAAAAATGTTATTTAAGGCATCATAAACGACTGCATAGCGGCGAAAAGCCTTATAAATGTGATATTTGTGAAATGTG CTTTGCTCATCCCTCACATGTATCCGTCCATATGCGcactcataccggtgaaaaaccataCAAGTGCAAGTACTGCGAAAGCGTCTTTGCGCAAACAAATGTACTACATAGGCATTTACGTATACATCTGGGTGTGAATATTTATAGATGCAAGTTTTGTCCCTTGGCGTTTCCTTTAGCTTCGGAGCTACGATTACACTTAACGTCTCATAAAAACGAAGATCCAGAAACTCGTGAACGAAATATGACAGCTTTAAAGGAAGAAGAGGCTAAGTTAAAGCAGCAACAATTGGAGGGAAAACCTGGAGG ATTTGAATACCTCTTGAAAAGCCGGAACTGTTTTGATACCAGATTCAGGTGCACCACGCCGAAGCCAACGGGAAAG ATATAA
- the LOC137249170 gene encoding zinc finger protein 260-like isoform X2, translating to MDTGKLYIDYLCRTCMAKLEAFTSEGSTKPQHQSIFENIEECDELRIADLLSSTIPEIVEVQLSDELPKKICCKCLHQLISVYRFQKLCVQSDHKMREMLSKKWDDLNMSMMEAAIEDEVLPNDTDSYQLSSCPPKCTAQSSLLPETETALEGRQQAIESESAQWTTAEHLLKNEQLLDFCEKPQGEFIKNDPIDDDEENTEYSDTIQAQGEVSEFIKNEPIEDDEENTEYSDTIHSTTFVSKEEFTTEEQKVNVPCKENLEDGKQVKHQGNELECDICGKYFRQKCYLRHHKRLHSGEKPYKCDICEMCFAHPSHVSVHMRTHTGEKPYKCKYCESVFAQTNVLHRHLRIHLGVNIYRCKFCPLAFPLASELRLHLTSHKNEDPETRERNMTALKEEEAKLKQQQLEGKPGGYKDRKKEICDICGKSFRYKQRLRVHIQAHGKEKRYKCDFCEKRFTQIANARIHMRTHTGEKPYKCKYCEKAYGQSHTLYKHLRIHLGDNVYRCEFCPLAFSLASERRLHLKTHENEDSETREQNMKTLREEESKLMQQIK from the exons ATGGATACGGGTAAACTATATATCGATTACCTCTGTCGGACCTGTATGGCTAAACTGGAAGCTTTCACGTCTGAAGGCAGCACTAAACCACAACACCAATCTATCTTTGAAAATATTGAGGAATGTGACGAATTACGAATAGCTGACTTGTTATCCAGCACAATACCCGAAATAGTGGAAGTGCAGCTAAGTGACGagctaccaaaaaaaatttgttgtaaatGCTTGCACCAATTGATAAGTGTGTATCGGTTTCAAAAATTGTGCGTGCAATCCGACCACAAGATGCGAGAAATGCTTTCTAAAAAATGGGATGATTTAAACATGTCGATGATGGAGGCAGCAATTGAAGATGAAGTATTACCAAACGACACAGATTCATACCAGTTGAGCAGTTGTCCGCCCAAATGCACTGCTCAAAGCTCACTTCTTCCAGAAACAGAAACGGCTCTTGAAGGCAGACAGCAAGCAATTGAGTCGGAATCAGCACAATGGACTACTGCTGAGCATTTACTAAAAAACGAACAATTACTAGATTTTTGTGAAAAACCGCAAGgcgaatttatcaaaaacgaCCCCATTGACGATGATGAAGAAAATACTGAATATAGCGACACAATCCAAGCGCAGGGCGAGGTAAgcgaatttatcaaaaacgaGCCCATTGAAGATGATGAAGAAAATACTGAATATAGCGACACAATTCATTCAACAACCTTTGTGAGCAAGGAAGAATTTACAACGGAAGAGCAAAAAGTAAATGTGCC ATGTAAAGAAAATCTTGAAGATGGCAAACAAGTTAAACATCAAGGCAACGAACTCGAGTGTGATATTTGTGGTAAATATTTTAGGCAAAAATGTTATTTAAGGCATCATAAACGACTGCATAGCGGCGAAAAGCCTTATAAATGTGATATTTGTGAAATGTG CTTTGCTCATCCCTCACATGTATCCGTCCATATGCGcactcataccggtgaaaaaccataCAAGTGCAAGTACTGCGAAAGCGTCTTTGCGCAAACAAATGTACTACATAGGCATTTACGTATACATCTGGGTGTGAATATTTATAGATGCAAGTTTTGTCCCTTGGCGTTTCCTTTAGCTTCGGAGCTACGATTACACTTAACGTCTCATAAAAACGAAGATCCAGAAACTCGTGAACGAAATATGACAGCTTTAAAGGAAGAAGAGGCTAAGTTAAAGCAGCAACAATTGGAGGGAAAACCTGGAGG ATATAAGGACAGGAAAAAAGAAATTTGCGATATTTGTGGCAAAAGTTTTAGATATAAACAGCGTTTGAGAGTACATATACAAGCTCATGGTAAAGAGAAGCGGTACAAATGTGACTTTTGTGAAAAGCG CTTCACTCAAATTGCAAATGCACGGATCCATATGCGTACTCATACTGGTGAAAAACCATACAAATGCAAATACTGCGAAAAGGCTTATGGACAAAGTCATACACTGTACAAACATTTACGTATACATCTGGGTGATAATGTTTATAGATGTGAGTTTTGTCCCTTAGCTTTTTCTTTAGCTTCGGAGCGACGTTTGCACTTGAAAACACATGAAAATGAAGATTCAGAGACTCGTGAGCAAAATATGAAAACCTTAAGAGAGGAAGAATCTAAATTAATGCAACAAATAAAGTAA
- the LOC137249170 gene encoding zinc finger protein 260-like isoform X1, protein MDTGKLYIDYLCRTCMAKLEAFTSEGSTKPQHQSIFENIEECDELRIADLLSSTIPEIVEVQLSDELPKKICCKCLHQLISVYRFQKLCVQSDHKMREMLSKKWDDLNMSMMEAAIEDEVLPNDTDSYQLSSCPPKCTAQSSLLPETETALEGRQQAIESESAQWTTAEHLLKNEQLLDFCEKPQGEFIKNDPIDDDEENTEYSDTIQAQGEVSEFIKNEPIEDDEENTEYSDTIHSTTFVSKEEFTTEEQKVNVPCKENLEDGKQVKHQGNELECDICGKYFRQKCYLRHHKRLHSGEKPYKCDICEMCFAHPSHVSVHMRTHTGEKPYKCKYCESVFAQTNVLHRHLRIHLGVNIYRCKFCPLAFPLASELRLHLTSHKNEDPETRERNMTALKEEEAKLKQQQLEGKPGGYRYKDRKKEICDICGKSFRYKQRLRVHIQAHGKEKRYKCDFCEKRFTQIANARIHMRTHTGEKPYKCKYCEKAYGQSHTLYKHLRIHLGDNVYRCEFCPLAFSLASERRLHLKTHENEDSETREQNMKTLREEESKLMQQIK, encoded by the exons ATGGATACGGGTAAACTATATATCGATTACCTCTGTCGGACCTGTATGGCTAAACTGGAAGCTTTCACGTCTGAAGGCAGCACTAAACCACAACACCAATCTATCTTTGAAAATATTGAGGAATGTGACGAATTACGAATAGCTGACTTGTTATCCAGCACAATACCCGAAATAGTGGAAGTGCAGCTAAGTGACGagctaccaaaaaaaatttgttgtaaatGCTTGCACCAATTGATAAGTGTGTATCGGTTTCAAAAATTGTGCGTGCAATCCGACCACAAGATGCGAGAAATGCTTTCTAAAAAATGGGATGATTTAAACATGTCGATGATGGAGGCAGCAATTGAAGATGAAGTATTACCAAACGACACAGATTCATACCAGTTGAGCAGTTGTCCGCCCAAATGCACTGCTCAAAGCTCACTTCTTCCAGAAACAGAAACGGCTCTTGAAGGCAGACAGCAAGCAATTGAGTCGGAATCAGCACAATGGACTACTGCTGAGCATTTACTAAAAAACGAACAATTACTAGATTTTTGTGAAAAACCGCAAGgcgaatttatcaaaaacgaCCCCATTGACGATGATGAAGAAAATACTGAATATAGCGACACAATCCAAGCGCAGGGCGAGGTAAgcgaatttatcaaaaacgaGCCCATTGAAGATGATGAAGAAAATACTGAATATAGCGACACAATTCATTCAACAACCTTTGTGAGCAAGGAAGAATTTACAACGGAAGAGCAAAAAGTAAATGTGCC ATGTAAAGAAAATCTTGAAGATGGCAAACAAGTTAAACATCAAGGCAACGAACTCGAGTGTGATATTTGTGGTAAATATTTTAGGCAAAAATGTTATTTAAGGCATCATAAACGACTGCATAGCGGCGAAAAGCCTTATAAATGTGATATTTGTGAAATGTG CTTTGCTCATCCCTCACATGTATCCGTCCATATGCGcactcataccggtgaaaaaccataCAAGTGCAAGTACTGCGAAAGCGTCTTTGCGCAAACAAATGTACTACATAGGCATTTACGTATACATCTGGGTGTGAATATTTATAGATGCAAGTTTTGTCCCTTGGCGTTTCCTTTAGCTTCGGAGCTACGATTACACTTAACGTCTCATAAAAACGAAGATCCAGAAACTCGTGAACGAAATATGACAGCTTTAAAGGAAGAAGAGGCTAAGTTAAAGCAGCAACAATTGGAGGGAAAACCTGGAGG ataTAGATATAAGGACAGGAAAAAAGAAATTTGCGATATTTGTGGCAAAAGTTTTAGATATAAACAGCGTTTGAGAGTACATATACAAGCTCATGGTAAAGAGAAGCGGTACAAATGTGACTTTTGTGAAAAGCG CTTCACTCAAATTGCAAATGCACGGATCCATATGCGTACTCATACTGGTGAAAAACCATACAAATGCAAATACTGCGAAAAGGCTTATGGACAAAGTCATACACTGTACAAACATTTACGTATACATCTGGGTGATAATGTTTATAGATGTGAGTTTTGTCCCTTAGCTTTTTCTTTAGCTTCGGAGCGACGTTTGCACTTGAAAACACATGAAAATGAAGATTCAGAGACTCGTGAGCAAAATATGAAAACCTTAAGAGAGGAAGAATCTAAATTAATGCAACAAATAAAGTAA
- the LOC137249170 gene encoding zinc finger protein 354C-like isoform X3 yields MDTGKLYIDYLCRTCMAKLEAFTSEGSTKPQHQSIFENIEECDELRIADLLSSTIPEIVEVQLSDELPKKICCKCLHQLISVYRFQKLCVQSDHKMREMLSKKWDDLNMSMMEAAIEDEVLPNDTDSYQLSSCPPKCTAQSSLLPETETALEGRQQAIESESAQWTTAEHLLKNEQLLDFCEKPQGEFIKNDPIDDDEENTEYSDTIQAQGEVSEFIKNEPIEDDEENTEYSDTIHSTTFVSKEEFTTEEQKVNVPCKENLEDGKQVKHQGNELECDICGKYFRQKCYLRHHKRLHSGEKPYKCDICEMCFAHPSHVSVHMRTHTGEKPYKCKYCESVFAQTNVLHRHLRIHLGVNIYRCKFCPLAFPLASELRLHLTSHKNEDPETRERNMTALKEEEAKLKQQQLEGKPGGFEYLLKSRNCFDTRFRCTTPKPTGKI; encoded by the exons ATGGATACGGGTAAACTATATATCGATTACCTCTGTCGGACCTGTATGGCTAAACTGGAAGCTTTCACGTCTGAAGGCAGCACTAAACCACAACACCAATCTATCTTTGAAAATATTGAGGAATGTGACGAATTACGAATAGCTGACTTGTTATCCAGCACAATACCCGAAATAGTGGAAGTGCAGCTAAGTGACGagctaccaaaaaaaatttgttgtaaatGCTTGCACCAATTGATAAGTGTGTATCGGTTTCAAAAATTGTGCGTGCAATCCGACCACAAGATGCGAGAAATGCTTTCTAAAAAATGGGATGATTTAAACATGTCGATGATGGAGGCAGCAATTGAAGATGAAGTATTACCAAACGACACAGATTCATACCAGTTGAGCAGTTGTCCGCCCAAATGCACTGCTCAAAGCTCACTTCTTCCAGAAACAGAAACGGCTCTTGAAGGCAGACAGCAAGCAATTGAGTCGGAATCAGCACAATGGACTACTGCTGAGCATTTACTAAAAAACGAACAATTACTAGATTTTTGTGAAAAACCGCAAGgcgaatttatcaaaaacgaCCCCATTGACGATGATGAAGAAAATACTGAATATAGCGACACAATCCAAGCGCAGGGCGAGGTAAgcgaatttatcaaaaacgaGCCCATTGAAGATGATGAAGAAAATACTGAATATAGCGACACAATTCATTCAACAACCTTTGTGAGCAAGGAAGAATTTACAACGGAAGAGCAAAAAGTAAATGTGCC ATGTAAAGAAAATCTTGAAGATGGCAAACAAGTTAAACATCAAGGCAACGAACTCGAGTGTGATATTTGTGGTAAATATTTTAGGCAAAAATGTTATTTAAGGCATCATAAACGACTGCATAGCGGCGAAAAGCCTTATAAATGTGATATTTGTGAAATGTG CTTTGCTCATCCCTCACATGTATCCGTCCATATGCGcactcataccggtgaaaaaccataCAAGTGCAAGTACTGCGAAAGCGTCTTTGCGCAAACAAATGTACTACATAGGCATTTACGTATACATCTGGGTGTGAATATTTATAGATGCAAGTTTTGTCCCTTGGCGTTTCCTTTAGCTTCGGAGCTACGATTACACTTAACGTCTCATAAAAACGAAGATCCAGAAACTCGTGAACGAAATATGACAGCTTTAAAGGAAGAAGAGGCTAAGTTAAAGCAGCAACAATTGGAGGGAAAACCTGGAGG ATTTGAATACCTCTTGAAAAGCCGGAACTGTTTTGATACCAGATTCAGGTGCACCACGCCGAAGCCAACGGGAAAG ataTAG